From Xenopus tropicalis strain Nigerian chromosome 3, UCB_Xtro_10.0, whole genome shotgun sequence, the proteins below share one genomic window:
- the ankrd16 gene encoding ankyrin repeat domain-containing protein 16 isoform X2 translates to MEKKISMMNDEEQYKHMLRVIQEGQLDLLQDQLQRETHLLGGLSVKHFGKSGDTLVHYAARLGHLSILAYLVEAVGMDVEVLNNDYKRPLHEAASMGHRNCLLYLLSRDAEVDCLKKADWTPLMMACTKTKLDIIKDLIEHSANPMLKNKDGWNCFHIATREGDVAIVQYLLDVFPDIWKTESKIKRTPLHTAAMHGRFEVMELLLERCNYDPDCKDSCGITPFMDAVQNGHLSIAQLLIEKKKVCCSALDRMGAQALHLAAITGQNESLQYLVSQLGVNVNEKGTSMQLSALHYAAKEGHAGTVLTLLTLGADIHCKDLKGRSGSPIRIIGSLWVTGGEGDLTDYGDAAALLLTSGQPEWQLFTWQLLVSMQPVSTFF, encoded by the exons atggaaaagaaaatttcaatG ATGAATGACGAGGAACAATATAAACACATGCTGCGAGTAATACAAGAAGGGCAACTCGACCTCCTCCAGGACCAGCTGCAGAGGGAAACCCATCTACTCGGTGGTCTGTCTGTTAAGCATTTTGGGAAGTCTGGTGATACGTTGGTGCACTATGCTGCAAGACTCGGTCATCTCTCTATACTGGCCTATTTAGTTGAGGCTGTTGGCATGGATGTAGAGGTGCTGAATAATGACTACAAGAGGCCACTACATGAAGCTGCATCCATGGGTCACAGAAATTGCCTGTTGTATCTTCTTAGCAGGGATGCTGAGGTGGACTGCTTGAAAAAAGCTGATTG GACACCACTAATGATGGCTTGTACCAAGACAAAATTGGATATTATAAAAGATCTTATTGAGCACAGTGCCAATCCAATGCTTAAGAACAAAGACGGCTGGAATTGTTTTCACATAGCTACTCGTGAGGGTGATGTTGCCATTGTCCAGTATCTACTTGATGTCTTCCCTGATATCTGGAAAACTGAGAGCAAGATAAAGAGAACACCCTTACACACAGCAG CAATGCATGGCCGCTTTGAGGTTATGGAATTGCTTTTAGAGAG GTGTAACTATGATCCTGACTGTAAAGACAGCTGTGGAATAACACCATTCATGGATGCTGTGCAGAATGGTCATCTCAGTATTGCTCAGCTACTCATAGAAAAGAAAAAG GTCTGCTGCTCAGCTTTGGACAGAATGGGCGCTCAAGCTTTGCACCTAGCTGCAATCACAGGACAAAATGAATCTCTCCAGTACCTGGTATCTCAACTTGGTGTCAACGTAAATGAGAAAGGGACATCCATGCAACTTAGTGCACTTCATTATGCAGCCAAG gaaGGACATGCTGGCACTGTTTTAACTTTGTTGACTCTTGGTGCTGACATACACTGTAAAGATCTGAAAGGAAGATCTG GATCTCCTATCAGAATTATTGGAAGTctatgggttacaggaggagaaggagatcTAACTGATtatggggatgctgcagccttactattaacctctggacaaccagagtggcag CTCTTCACATGGCAACTGCTGGTCAGCATGCAGCCTGTGTCCACATTCTTCTGA
- the ankrd16 gene encoding ankyrin repeat domain-containing protein 16 isoform X3, with product MEKKISMKMNDEEQYKHMLRVIQEGQLDLLQDQLQRETHLLGGLSVKHFGKSGDTLVHYAARLGHLSILAYLVEAVGMDVEVLNNDYKRPLHEAASMGHRNCLLYLLSRDAEVDCLKKADWTPLMMACTKTKLDIIKDLIEHSANPMLKNKDGWNCFHIATREGDVAIVQYLLDVFPDIWKTESKIKRTPLHTAAMHGRFEVMELLLERCNYDPDCKDSCGITPFMDAVQNGHLSIAQLLIEKKKVCCSALDRMGAQALHLAAITGQNESLQYLVSQLGVNVNEKGTSMQLSALHYAAKEGHAGTVLTLLTLGADIHCKDLKGRSALHMATAGQHAACVHILLKSGLHDSADCAGVYAKDLAKKPEVHQVFKNIC from the exons atggaaaagaaaatttcaatG AAGATGAATGACGAGGAACAATATAAACACATGCTGCGAGTAATACAAGAAGGGCAACTCGACCTCCTCCAGGACCAGCTGCAGAGGGAAACCCATCTACTCGGTGGTCTGTCTGTTAAGCATTTTGGGAAGTCTGGTGATACGTTGGTGCACTATGCTGCAAGACTCGGTCATCTCTCTATACTGGCCTATTTAGTTGAGGCTGTTGGCATGGATGTAGAGGTGCTGAATAATGACTACAAGAGGCCACTACATGAAGCTGCATCCATGGGTCACAGAAATTGCCTGTTGTATCTTCTTAGCAGGGATGCTGAGGTGGACTGCTTGAAAAAAGCTGATTG GACACCACTAATGATGGCTTGTACCAAGACAAAATTGGATATTATAAAAGATCTTATTGAGCACAGTGCCAATCCAATGCTTAAGAACAAAGACGGCTGGAATTGTTTTCACATAGCTACTCGTGAGGGTGATGTTGCCATTGTCCAGTATCTACTTGATGTCTTCCCTGATATCTGGAAAACTGAGAGCAAGATAAAGAGAACACCCTTACACACAGCAG CAATGCATGGCCGCTTTGAGGTTATGGAATTGCTTTTAGAGAG GTGTAACTATGATCCTGACTGTAAAGACAGCTGTGGAATAACACCATTCATGGATGCTGTGCAGAATGGTCATCTCAGTATTGCTCAGCTACTCATAGAAAAGAAAAAG GTCTGCTGCTCAGCTTTGGACAGAATGGGCGCTCAAGCTTTGCACCTAGCTGCAATCACAGGACAAAATGAATCTCTCCAGTACCTGGTATCTCAACTTGGTGTCAACGTAAATGAGAAAGGGACATCCATGCAACTTAGTGCACTTCATTATGCAGCCAAG gaaGGACATGCTGGCACTGTTTTAACTTTGTTGACTCTTGGTGCTGACATACACTGTAAAGATCTGAAAGGAAGATCTG CTCTTCACATGGCAACTGCTGGTCAGCATGCAGCCTGTGTCCACATTCTTCTGAAATCTGGACTCCATGATTCAGCTGACTGCGCTGGAGTGTATGCGAAGGACTTGGCAAAGAAACCAGAAGTTCACCAGGTCTTTAAAAATATCTGCTAA
- the ankrd16 gene encoding ankyrin repeat domain-containing protein 16 isoform X5, protein MEKKISMKMNDEEQYKHMLRVIQEGQLDLLQDQLQRETHLLGGLSVKHFGKSGDTLVHYAARLGHLSILAYLVEAVGMDVEVLNNDYKRPLHEAASMGHRNCLLYLLSRDAEVDCLKKADWTPLMMACTKTKLDIIKDLIEHSANPMLKNKDGWNCFHIATREGDVAIVQYLLDVFPDIWKTESKIKRTPLHTAAMHGRFEVMELLLERCNYDPDCKDSCGITPFMDAVQNGHLSIAQLLIEKKKVCCSALDRMGAQALHLAAITGQNESLQYLVSQLGVNVNEKGTSMQLSALHYAAKEGHAGTVLTLLTLGADIHCKDLKGRSDLYSLFSSSHGNCWSACSLCPHSSEIWTP, encoded by the exons atggaaaagaaaatttcaatG AAGATGAATGACGAGGAACAATATAAACACATGCTGCGAGTAATACAAGAAGGGCAACTCGACCTCCTCCAGGACCAGCTGCAGAGGGAAACCCATCTACTCGGTGGTCTGTCTGTTAAGCATTTTGGGAAGTCTGGTGATACGTTGGTGCACTATGCTGCAAGACTCGGTCATCTCTCTATACTGGCCTATTTAGTTGAGGCTGTTGGCATGGATGTAGAGGTGCTGAATAATGACTACAAGAGGCCACTACATGAAGCTGCATCCATGGGTCACAGAAATTGCCTGTTGTATCTTCTTAGCAGGGATGCTGAGGTGGACTGCTTGAAAAAAGCTGATTG GACACCACTAATGATGGCTTGTACCAAGACAAAATTGGATATTATAAAAGATCTTATTGAGCACAGTGCCAATCCAATGCTTAAGAACAAAGACGGCTGGAATTGTTTTCACATAGCTACTCGTGAGGGTGATGTTGCCATTGTCCAGTATCTACTTGATGTCTTCCCTGATATCTGGAAAACTGAGAGCAAGATAAAGAGAACACCCTTACACACAGCAG CAATGCATGGCCGCTTTGAGGTTATGGAATTGCTTTTAGAGAG GTGTAACTATGATCCTGACTGTAAAGACAGCTGTGGAATAACACCATTCATGGATGCTGTGCAGAATGGTCATCTCAGTATTGCTCAGCTACTCATAGAAAAGAAAAAG GTCTGCTGCTCAGCTTTGGACAGAATGGGCGCTCAAGCTTTGCACCTAGCTGCAATCACAGGACAAAATGAATCTCTCCAGTACCTGGTATCTCAACTTGGTGTCAACGTAAATGAGAAAGGGACATCCATGCAACTTAGTGCACTTCATTATGCAGCCAAG gaaGGACATGCTGGCACTGTTTTAACTTTGTTGACTCTTGGTGCTGACATACACTGTAAAGATCTGAAAGGAAGATCTG ATCTGTACTCTTTGTTCAGCTCTTCACATGGCAACTGCTGGTCAGCATGCAGCCTGTGTCCACATTCTTCTGAAATCTGGACTCCATGA
- the ankrd16 gene encoding ankyrin repeat domain-containing protein 16 isoform X1 encodes MEKKISMKMNDEEQYKHMLRVIQEGQLDLLQDQLQRETHLLGGLSVKHFGKSGDTLVHYAARLGHLSILAYLVEAVGMDVEVLNNDYKRPLHEAASMGHRNCLLYLLSRDAEVDCLKKADWTPLMMACTKTKLDIIKDLIEHSANPMLKNKDGWNCFHIATREGDVAIVQYLLDVFPDIWKTESKIKRTPLHTAAMHGRFEVMELLLERCNYDPDCKDSCGITPFMDAVQNGHLSIAQLLIEKKKVCCSALDRMGAQALHLAAITGQNESLQYLVSQLGVNVNEKGTSMQLSALHYAAKEGHAGTVLTLLTLGADIHCKDLKGRSGSPIRIIGSLWVTGGEGDLTDYGDAAALLLTSGQPEWQLFTWQLLVSMQPVSTFF; translated from the exons atggaaaagaaaatttcaatG AAGATGAATGACGAGGAACAATATAAACACATGCTGCGAGTAATACAAGAAGGGCAACTCGACCTCCTCCAGGACCAGCTGCAGAGGGAAACCCATCTACTCGGTGGTCTGTCTGTTAAGCATTTTGGGAAGTCTGGTGATACGTTGGTGCACTATGCTGCAAGACTCGGTCATCTCTCTATACTGGCCTATTTAGTTGAGGCTGTTGGCATGGATGTAGAGGTGCTGAATAATGACTACAAGAGGCCACTACATGAAGCTGCATCCATGGGTCACAGAAATTGCCTGTTGTATCTTCTTAGCAGGGATGCTGAGGTGGACTGCTTGAAAAAAGCTGATTG GACACCACTAATGATGGCTTGTACCAAGACAAAATTGGATATTATAAAAGATCTTATTGAGCACAGTGCCAATCCAATGCTTAAGAACAAAGACGGCTGGAATTGTTTTCACATAGCTACTCGTGAGGGTGATGTTGCCATTGTCCAGTATCTACTTGATGTCTTCCCTGATATCTGGAAAACTGAGAGCAAGATAAAGAGAACACCCTTACACACAGCAG CAATGCATGGCCGCTTTGAGGTTATGGAATTGCTTTTAGAGAG GTGTAACTATGATCCTGACTGTAAAGACAGCTGTGGAATAACACCATTCATGGATGCTGTGCAGAATGGTCATCTCAGTATTGCTCAGCTACTCATAGAAAAGAAAAAG GTCTGCTGCTCAGCTTTGGACAGAATGGGCGCTCAAGCTTTGCACCTAGCTGCAATCACAGGACAAAATGAATCTCTCCAGTACCTGGTATCTCAACTTGGTGTCAACGTAAATGAGAAAGGGACATCCATGCAACTTAGTGCACTTCATTATGCAGCCAAG gaaGGACATGCTGGCACTGTTTTAACTTTGTTGACTCTTGGTGCTGACATACACTGTAAAGATCTGAAAGGAAGATCTG GATCTCCTATCAGAATTATTGGAAGTctatgggttacaggaggagaaggagatcTAACTGATtatggggatgctgcagccttactattaacctctggacaaccagagtggcag CTCTTCACATGGCAACTGCTGGTCAGCATGCAGCCTGTGTCCACATTCTTCTGA
- the ankrd16 gene encoding ankyrin repeat domain-containing protein 16 isoform X4, with protein sequence MNDEEQYKHMLRVIQEGQLDLLQDQLQRETHLLGGLSVKHFGKSGDTLVHYAARLGHLSILAYLVEAVGMDVEVLNNDYKRPLHEAASMGHRNCLLYLLSRDAEVDCLKKADWTPLMMACTKTKLDIIKDLIEHSANPMLKNKDGWNCFHIATREGDVAIVQYLLDVFPDIWKTESKIKRTPLHTAAMHGRFEVMELLLERCNYDPDCKDSCGITPFMDAVQNGHLSIAQLLIEKKKVCCSALDRMGAQALHLAAITGQNESLQYLVSQLGVNVNEKGTSMQLSALHYAAKEGHAGTVLTLLTLGADIHCKDLKGRSGSPIRIIGSLWVTGGEGDLTDYGDAAALLLTSGQPEWQLFTWQLLVSMQPVSTFF encoded by the exons ATGAATGACGAGGAACAATATAAACACATGCTGCGAGTAATACAAGAAGGGCAACTCGACCTCCTCCAGGACCAGCTGCAGAGGGAAACCCATCTACTCGGTGGTCTGTCTGTTAAGCATTTTGGGAAGTCTGGTGATACGTTGGTGCACTATGCTGCAAGACTCGGTCATCTCTCTATACTGGCCTATTTAGTTGAGGCTGTTGGCATGGATGTAGAGGTGCTGAATAATGACTACAAGAGGCCACTACATGAAGCTGCATCCATGGGTCACAGAAATTGCCTGTTGTATCTTCTTAGCAGGGATGCTGAGGTGGACTGCTTGAAAAAAGCTGATTG GACACCACTAATGATGGCTTGTACCAAGACAAAATTGGATATTATAAAAGATCTTATTGAGCACAGTGCCAATCCAATGCTTAAGAACAAAGACGGCTGGAATTGTTTTCACATAGCTACTCGTGAGGGTGATGTTGCCATTGTCCAGTATCTACTTGATGTCTTCCCTGATATCTGGAAAACTGAGAGCAAGATAAAGAGAACACCCTTACACACAGCAG CAATGCATGGCCGCTTTGAGGTTATGGAATTGCTTTTAGAGAG GTGTAACTATGATCCTGACTGTAAAGACAGCTGTGGAATAACACCATTCATGGATGCTGTGCAGAATGGTCATCTCAGTATTGCTCAGCTACTCATAGAAAAGAAAAAG GTCTGCTGCTCAGCTTTGGACAGAATGGGCGCTCAAGCTTTGCACCTAGCTGCAATCACAGGACAAAATGAATCTCTCCAGTACCTGGTATCTCAACTTGGTGTCAACGTAAATGAGAAAGGGACATCCATGCAACTTAGTGCACTTCATTATGCAGCCAAG gaaGGACATGCTGGCACTGTTTTAACTTTGTTGACTCTTGGTGCTGACATACACTGTAAAGATCTGAAAGGAAGATCTG GATCTCCTATCAGAATTATTGGAAGTctatgggttacaggaggagaaggagatcTAACTGATtatggggatgctgcagccttactattaacctctggacaaccagagtggcag CTCTTCACATGGCAACTGCTGGTCAGCATGCAGCCTGTGTCCACATTCTTCTGA